CGTTTTGAAGTTATtgagtaatttaaatatattaatatatttgatattaaatattataataatagtatatttaTTGGTTCAAAAGTatcgataaaaaaaaactaaaaacatcATGTTGAGTATCATTTTCGTCCTAtcgattatatatttttatttttagaaaaagtgtgaaaatatattttttattggagtcatattataaatatatttttaatatgtatgtttaaaataaaaattagtgatAGTTATGAGCAAGAGTccaatatatgtattatgtatatgctcctcaaaaaacaaatgacAGCACATAGGAGGGGtgtggtatatatatttcagCCACGACGGTTGCGTTCCTCTCATTTGCTCTTCTTGGGTTCTCGAATCTTTCAAATTCTGTCGACACATACACATCTATCTACacttcttcttcctctgttTTTCCCTCTCTCTAGAATCCGAAATTCTCTACAGCCAGACGTAGAAGAGGAGGAATGCTGTTCTGTAACGTGGGAATGTACCAGAACAAAGATGGGGACGCACTACCTAATAACAACAACGGAATCAAGATTTTCTACCGAACCTACGGCAGAGGACCTGTTAAAGTTCTTATGATCATTGGtaaatcatttcatttttgtgttatttttcttAGGATTTAATCTGTTCTGGTGTTTTTGGCGGATTGGTTTTTTTGTTCTACCTTGATCGTTTTGTGAGAATGGCCTTCTTCccaatttgttgtttttctggAATGAGTTTTGGGTTTAACTTTGGTGGGTCTTTGTGGTGAATCGTCAGGATTGGCTGGCACGCACGATTCTTGGGGCCCACAGATAAAGGGTCTGGTCGGAACTCTGACTCCGAACGACGAAGAATTACCGACCGGTGATCGGAGCAATGGAGATGGCGGGGTAGGTGCGTGTGTGGAGGTTTGTGCTTTCGATAACCGAGGAATGGGTCGGAGCTCCGTTCCCACAAAAAAGTCAGAATATACGTGAGTATTGCCAttcattttagattttttctttttctttcttttttatgggGGGTTTTTGAACATagattttttcctttgtttacataaatatatatatatatatatgtatatgtacatataatatactttctcttcaattttgtaatatattctcatttaatagtttcaatgaaatttgagatttttttctttttccagttATGTGGTTGTGTATGCGTCCACACCTGTGGTTGAATGGTGGAACAACattgaaattttcaacgtgATTTACTTTTTGTGTTGTTCTTATGGCACTTTTTGTCAATTGGTGGAATGGTGTCAAAACTCGTGGGGATTTCTGCTTAAGATATTATCTTAGGTGGGGTCAGAAATGGAAAAGCCCCCACTGGAATAAGCTTAGGGGTGTCAATTGGTTTTAGTTTGAGGGGAGAATTGATGttttgacaaattcaaagTTGCTAGAATTGAAGATTGTGGGTTTGATGTTATCAATATTAGTGATGTTAATGTTAAATCTACCTTTCGCAGGACGAGAATAATGGCAAAAGATGCAATAGCTCTAATGGATCATTTGGGCTGGGAAAAAGCTCATGTTTTTGGACATTCGATGGGTGAGTCTTTGACTTTGAATTTGTAGTTGGCAGTATTGACCTGGCTAATCCCCTAGAACTTGTATTCTTGGATCTTGCTTCTCATTATTGAActtaaaatgttattttctgGAGGTCAGTATGTTACGTATGCTTAAAGAGCACTTATGGACCCCCATATGTTGAAATGCTTGTAATCTTTGAAGTCTGGATGGTTATTATCTAACGCTATATTCAAATGCTTATCTAGGATCAGATTAAATGGTTTGcgcttgttttatttttttactatgttCTTGCTGCAAGACTTTTCACATTCACGGGCAAAAGCTTGACTCAAAATCGCAGTCTTTTGGAGCTTTTATTAGCATATCCATCCATCTTCTTCAAGGCACTAGCCTCAGATGAATTTTTGACTTGTATCCATGTATATCTTTTATCAACATGGATTATACATAGAAGCATGTCACTCTAACTGAACTGTTACTGGTGGGCTAAGTTGGTTTATTGCTGAACCTGGttgattttgttaataatgCAGGTGCTATGATTGCTTGTAAGCTTGCTGCTATGGTGCCTGAAAGAATTTTGTCTTTGGCTTTGTTGAATGTAACTGGTGGAGGTTATGAATGCATACCAAAGGTATAATTTCTTGTGGGAGACAGATGGTAAATTTGTGATAATTGTAAGCTATAGAACTTTTTCTGAAGTTCAGCTTATGTTTGCACTTTCTCTATTGTGAAATGGTGGATATAAGGTTACATTCACATTATCTCCCATATTCATTTCAGATTGACCGTCAAACTTTGTCTATTGCAATGCGTTTCCTAAGGGCAAAAACTCCTGAGCAGAGAGCAGCTGTTGATTTGGATACCCATTACTCACAGGTTAAAggatttttcatttgtttgaactctctttttgaatttctttcatGTTTAAAACCTATCATCTCTtcctctctccctctcttggTCTTTACATgctgttctttttctttttctcattacCTTGGAGATGGCGGATAATTGATTGGATTTGTTGTGCGCCCTTTGCAGGAATATCTTGAAGAGTATGTTGGACAAAAGACCAGAAGATCAATCTTATACCAAGTAAGTCATTCTAAGCATTACAAATTTGAGATGAAAAAACTAACAAtgtactttttcttttgaagttGAATATGTCTGTAGTTGGAGTGAGATAACTGTGTTCTCATTTTTTAACCAAGGTTGGAATCTTAAAATACAACATGCTTAATGACTTAAATTCTGCAGGAATATGTAAAAGGCATATCAGCAACTGGTATGCAGTCAAATTATGGATTTGACGGTCAGGTTAATGCTTGCTGGACCCATAAAATGTCACGAGCGGAGCTAGAGTCTATCCGTCTGGCTGGATTTCCTATATCAGTAATTCATGGCAGGTAACCCTTGCACCGAAGAGCTGCTGATTTCTCCTATTCATCATATGATGTTTAATCTGCTAAGATGATCAGAACTTTATATGTAGGCATGATGTCATTGCTCAGTTGTGCCACGCAAAACGACTTGCAGAGAAATTGTATCCATCTTCAAGAATGGTTGAACTTAATGGCGGACATCTAGTTAGCCATGAGAGGACTGAAGAGGTAAACTTCTCTTCCTTTGGTGTCACTTATAAACAACCAAGTTAATGTCAATGTTTTTTAAGTGTAAACTGGGAGAGGAAAAAGTAGAGTTGCGAATCAGAATTGATCTTATCGAAAGCAACTGTCATGAATTCAGTAGAATGACAAGATCCGAAGTTCTcgtgttataatttattgggtTGAGATCTTCTGGTGTTACCCATGTAAAAAGGTGTCACAGATATTCATATCACATACTAAATGCAGATGCACTCTTCAGAAATTAAGGTGCTGGAAAGTTCAGATTTGAGGaatgtataaataatgatGTGCAAAGGTTGATTATTTTTGGAGTGCTCTAGAAATGGTAAAGAATAGTACAGTAGTTGGTAGTCTGTCTTGAAGAAACGAATTGGTGCTTCACATATATAGCTGGAATCATGATACATGACTGAATAAACAAGTAGATGAAACTACCCTATCCATGAGATGAACTGGAAAAATGTTTGTGGAAAATTTCTGTGGGGTACGAACAGGCGCGGCACCTCCTTCCCCTGCCCGTTGGTGTCGCACAATTAAGAAACAAATGTAAATAGAACTTGGCTTTGAACCAGCCTAATGAACTTGGAGAACAATACTGTTTCAACTAAAGTCGAAGGTCCACCATTGTCTGCAGTCACTGTCATGACTGCTAAAACAATGTTCTTATGATCAACCTCATAATTGAAGACCAAAGAAGCCTGAATTGAGATTTTCCATTATCACAATAAGCAAAAAGAAGTGTGCCTATGCCATGCAGCAAATCTCTCTAAGAAGTGCCAAGTAACTGAAATCATCTGTAATGTCTTTAAATTGATTCAGCAATTGAATACAGATTATAATATCACTGGAAAGAGGTCAAGTTACTCCAAACTTGATGCTTACTTCTTATCCTTCGTTAAACTTACAGGTCAATAAGGCTCTTTCTGAGTTGATCAAAGCATCAGACAGTATGACAAGTCTATGCGAGTGGACAAATTTGTCCAATAAAAGCTGTGGTGAgttctatttatttaactgCTTCATCTTTGTGGATTACTGGTCTCGGTGTCCTACAACAACTATAGTCATATGATCACATCTCATCTATGGCATTCTCAGGGTGTAAATATACTAGTCGGATATCATTATTGAGATCAAAGAGTTCATTTTTCATTGTTGGGAGCATAGAGAAGCTACACATTTTCCTAGCGTACTTTTTTGGCCTCTTTGTATTGGCATTTGAGAACATACGAAGAGGTGTGCAGAGGCTTAAACCCGTTAGAGTAGGATCTGCTCTTACATTAAGCTAACGTCCCATCAAGCTTTCTCTACCGGTAATTTACTCTTTCTGCTGCAATTGccataattactattaaactGCTTGCCTGCTCAATCTCTAAGATTCTTAAGCATTCATTTGTCTTCAGTTTGTAGGGATTTCTTGTGTCTTCTTGGACCCAAAAATGTACAGGAAACTAGGTCAGAGACCAATCAACAAGATGATTATTGAATCGACTATGGCATTTCAGTTCAAAAACACAGCATGGAATGATTATGAGAATGAGAAGGTCTGGATGCAGCCAGAACTGCTTCTGGCAAGGCCAAGGAACCTTGCACTTGCAGCAACAAAACCCTGCTTCCAGCTCCATCTTGAATGAAATGGAATGCATAGTGGACATATATTTTCCATTTATTCAACTTAGACAATCCATTGTAAATCCCTTCTGAAATATGTAGGGAATATTGGAAATTACAGTTTTCTTGATTACTTCTCCATCCTCAGCTTGAAAGTTTCCCATAAAAGaactaaataatttacttg
This region of Sesamum indicum cultivar Zhongzhi No. 13 linkage group LG4, S_indicum_v1.0, whole genome shotgun sequence genomic DNA includes:
- the LOC105160330 gene encoding uncharacterized protein LOC105160330, which codes for MLFCNVGMYQNKDGDALPNNNNGIKIFYRTYGRGPVKVLMIIGLAGTHDSWGPQIKGLVGTLTPNDEELPTGDRSNGDGGVGACVEVCAFDNRGMGRSSVPTKKSEYTTRIMAKDAIALMDHLGWEKAHVFGHSMGAMIACKLAAMVPERILSLALLNVTGGGYECIPKIDRQTLSIAMRFLRAKTPEQRAAVDLDTHYSQEYLEEYVGQKTRRSILYQEYVKGISATGMQSNYGFDGQVNACWTHKMSRAELESIRLAGFPISVIHGRHDVIAQLCHAKRLAEKLYPSSRMVELNGGHLVSHERTEEVNKALSELIKASDSMTSLCEWTNLSNKSCGCKYTSRISLLRSKSSFFIVGSIEKLHIFLAYFFGLFVLAFENIRRGVQRLKPVRVGSALTLS